A window from Peromyscus eremicus chromosome 5, PerEre_H2_v1, whole genome shotgun sequence encodes these proteins:
- the Znf169 gene encoding zinc finger protein 169, which produces MAPGLLTTRDKALMAFHDVAVAFNQVEWELLSPAQRILYREVMLENYSHLVSLGIAFSKPKLITQLEQGAEPWRDGSECLLDLCLAEPRTELESCLSCPISLASPEVLRVCVLSGHPPQTFPSPQAGSNLQPEAPDCSSSKDDEEGDGGDALVQRASPSRILKTLFSPCQGQAVYWVDDNRKRTDLDLGPGGIPEKAGTVSTGSDESESGAVIHGAFPLGLNAAASLFSSQKHHGYPDCGRGFCQRSDLVKLQRMHGGEKPYSCSECGHQFTQKASLTVHQRKHSGEKPYVCGECGRGFMYVSSLNNHKKIIHSGERPLVCPECGRCFRQKVDLLLHQRTHLDKKPFVCPECGRGFCRKASLLQHRWSSHSGDNPFLCSVCGRGFRLLSRLLTHQVTHSGEKPYVCAECGQRFGQKGTLIRHQKTHTGEKPHVCRQCGWSFTQKVNLIRHQRIHTEEKPYLCPECGRAFEFKSLLTRHQKTHMGEKPYVCPQCGKGFSQKFNLIGHQRIHTGELPFLCPECGRGFVKQATLIRHQRTHARWEKPYQCPECGRAFEFRSLLTRHQKIHTGEKPYVCPQCGRGFSQKFNLIGHQKTHTGEKPYVCSQCGQSFRQKFNLIRHQRIHTGEKPFLCAECGHAFGKKVSLIRHQRTHGEQKPYQCPECGRAFEFRSLLARHQKTHTGEKPYVCPQCGKAFSQKFNLIGHQRSHTGEKPYPCPQCGRAFGFKSLLTRHQRTHSK; this is translated from the exons GCATTAATGGCTTTCCATGACGTGGCTGTGGCCTTCAACCAGGTGGAATGGGAACTGTTGAGTCCTGCTCAGAGGATCCTGTACAGGGAAGTGATGCTGGAGAACTACAGCCACCTGGTCTCTCTGG GAATTGCATTTTCCAAACCCAAACTCATCACACAGCTGGAACAAGGGGCAGagccctggagagatggcagtgAATGCCTTCTGGACCTTTGTCTAG CAGAACCCAGGACAGAATTAGAGTCCTGTCTCTCCTGCCCGATATCCTTGGCTAGTCCAGAAGTCCTCagagtgtgtgtgttgagtggaCACCCGCCTCAGACTTTTCCAAGCCCACAAGCAGGCAGCAACCTCCAGCCAGAAGCTCCAGACTGTTCTAGCAGTAAAGACGACGAAGAGGGAGATGGCGGCGATGCTCTGGTGCAGAGAGCAAGTCCTTCGAGGATCCTGAAGACGCTCTTTAGCCCGTGTCAAGGGCAGGCAGTGTACTGGGTAGACGACAACAGGAAACGAACAGACCTTGACCTGGGCCCAGGAGGGATCCCTGAGAAGGCAGGCACAGTGTCGACGGGATCCGACGAGTCAGAATCTGGAGCAGTCATACACGGAGCATTTCCATTAGGGCTTAACGCTGCCGCAAGCCTGTTCAGCTCTCAGAAGCATCATGGATATCCCGATTGCGGAAGAGGCTTTTGCCAGAGGTCAGACCTCGTGAAGCTCCAGAGGATGCATGGAGGGGAGAAGCCTTACTCATGTTCTGAGTGTGGGCACCAGTTTACTCAGAAGGCCTCTCTCACCGTCCATCAGAGGAAACACTCCGGAGAGAAGCCGTATGTGTGTGGGGAGTGTGGGCGAGGCTTCATGTATGTATCCTCTCTCAACAACCACAAGAAGATTATTCACTCGGGAGAGAGACCCCTGGTATGTCCGGAGTGTGGGCGATGCTTCCGCCAGAAGGTAGACCTCCTTCTCCACCAGAGGACTCACCTGGACAAGAAGCCCTTCGTGTGTCCGGAGTGTGGGAGAGGCTTCTGCCGGAAGGCCTCGCTGCTGCAGCACCGGTGGAGCTCACACTCGGGCGACAACCCCTTCCTGTGCTCGGTGTGTGGCCGTGGCTTCAGGCTGCTCTCCAGGCTCCTCACTCATCAGGTCACACACTCGGGGGAGAAGCCCTATGTTTGTGCTGAGTGCGGCCAACGCTTCGGCCAAAAGGGCACGCTCATCCGGCACCAGAAGACACACACCGGGGAGAAACCCCACGTGTGTCGCCAGTGTGGCTGGAGTTTCACCCAGAAGGTCAACCTCATTAGGCACCAGAGGATTCACACAGAGGAAAAACCTTACCTGTGCCCCGAGTGTGGACGAGCCTTTGAGTTCAAGTCACTCCTCACCAGGCACCAGAAGACACACATGGGGGAGAAGCCCTACGTGTGCCCCCAGTGTGGCAAGGGTTTCAGCCAGAAGTTCAACCTCATCGGGCACCAGAGGATTCATACAGGCGAGCTACCTTTTCTGTGCCCTGAGTGTGGCCGTGGATTTGTAAAGCAGGCCACGCTGATCAGACACCAGAGGACCCACGCACGGTGGGAGAAGCCTTACCAGTGTCCCGAGTGTGGACGAGCCTTTGAGTTCAGGTCCCTCCTCACCAGACACCAGAAGATACACACAGGGGAGAAGCCTTATGTGTGCCCTCAGTGTGGCAGGGGTTTCAGCCAGAAGTTCAACCTCATCGGGCACCAGAAGACACACACAGGGGAGAAGCCCTATgtgtgttcccagtgtggccagaGTTTTAGGCAGAAGTTCAATCTCATTAGGCACCAGAGGATTCACACAGGGGAGAAGCCCTTCTTGTGTGCTGAGTGTGGGCATGCGTTTGGAAAGAAGGTCTCTCTCATCAGACATCAGAGGACCCATGGGGAGCAGAAGCCTTACCAGTGCCCCGAGTGTGGACGAGCCTTTGAGTTCAGGTCACTCCTCGCCAGGCACCAGAAGACACACACGGGAGAGAAGCCCTACGTGTGCCCCCAGTGCGGCAAGGCTTTTAGCCAGAAGTTCAACCTCATCGGGCACCAGAGGAGCCACACGGGGGAGAAGCCTTACCCATGCCCCCAGTGTGGGCGCGCCTTTGGCTTCAAGTCTCTTCTCACGCGACACCAGAGGACACACTCTAAGTAG